TATAGAAATTATTTGATGCCGATATGATAGACAAAGGGGTATTATCGTTGATAAAACAGTTAACTTTACCGTTTTCATTTGAATCTGGGTCTTGGACGTTCATCATTGCTACAACAGTACTCGGTTTAGAATGTTCAGATATCATGTTTGATTGTGACATTATATTAATTGTTGGTTTGTTGTCGTTCGTATCTACAACTTCAACTATGACTTTACACGAATCTGTAAGTCCACCGTCATCACTTGCACGTATGTTAATATGGTAATTCCGTGCATTTTCATAATCAATATTTCCAAACAATCTAATTTCACCGCTGTCTTCGTTTATCTGAAACAATGCATGAGCTTGATCTAAACTGTTTGTAATGGAATATTTTATTCTACCATTCGTTCCATAATCTGCATCTGAGGCAGTTACGCTGGTGACAATTGTCCCTTCTGGGGAGTTTTCAAAAACAGTAGCTGTGTAAGTAGACTGTGTAAAAACAGGAGCATTATCATTAGCATCTAATACGGTGATGAAAATTCTAATTGTTCCTGACATTTGCGGGTCTCCTCCATCAAAAGCTGTTAAAACTAAAGAAATTATCTCGTCCTTCTCTCTGTCGAGAGGCCTCTTTAAAACCATTTCAGCTTTTTCTGTTCCATCACCCTGACTGTCCCGTCTTAGTACAAAATTGTCAGTGGGTTTAAGATCGTATTTTTGAAGACCATTTTTACCGACATCAAAATCTATTGCTCTATCTAATACAAATTTTGCTCCAATTACGGCAGATTCGCTGATTTTAAAACTGACTTCGTTTTTCTCAAAGGTGGGAGGATTGTCATTTATATCGATTATCTCGACTGTGATACTGTAGAATTCCATGGGGTTTTCCAAAATTATCTGGAAATGCAAAGCACAAGGCGTACTCTGTCTGCAAATCGCTTCTCTGTCTATTCTGTCTTTGATAAGGAGGACTCCTCGTTCTTTATTCAGCTCGATGTATCCCGCACTGTCTCCTGTGTACACGCGAGCTTTACCTGATTTC
The sequence above is a segment of the Plectropomus leopardus isolate mb unplaced genomic scaffold, YSFRI_Pleo_2.0 unplaced_scaffold24423, whole genome shotgun sequence genome. Coding sequences within it:
- the LOC121966409 gene encoding protocadherin gamma-B4-like; translation: MSGRTMRRQVLLFFLVLHLSSVLGQVSYSIPEEMPSGSLVGNIAQDLGLDIKRLKSGKARVYTGDSAGYIELNKERGVLLIKDRIDREAICRQSTPCALHFQIILENPMEFYSITVEIIDINDNPPTFEKNEVSFKISESAVIGAKFVLDRAIDFDVGKNGLQKYDLKPTDNFVLRRDSQGDGTEKAEMVLKRPLDREKDEIISLVLTAFDGGDPQMSGTIRIFITVLDANDNAPVFTQSTYTATVFENSPEGTIVTSVTASDADYGTNGRIKYSITNSLDQAHALFQINEDSGEIRLFGNIDYENARNYHINIRASDDGGLTDSCKVIVEVVDTNDNKPTINIMSQSNMISEHSKPSTVVAMMNVQDPDSNENGKVNCFINDNTPLSIISASNNFYSLVTDSDLDRERASEFNITVTCSDEGVPSLSSSVTLTLQISDVNDNAPVFERSSYEAYIVENNTPGLSIFTVKARDADWNQNARVSYILE